A window of Sphaeramia orbicularis chromosome 8, fSphaOr1.1, whole genome shotgun sequence genomic DNA:
AGGTGGTTGCAATGGTTAGAGGACAATTCTGTAAGAAGACCAAGATGAGATAGACTCTGTAAGCAGCCAGAACATGGATGTAAAGGACTTTTTTTATACAATAATTAGTCCACACAAGTGACAGGTCAGTCACAGGAACAAGGAATTGACTCCCAGTTTGGGTCTCAACTTCAAAACCAGAACAATGAGTTACTGTACTTCACTCAAACTACAGCAGAGGGCCAACTTACAGGCATGACTAAGTGTTCCATGAATCCGTCTGGTTTGGGACAGGTCTTCTGTGCAATCTCGATTACCTTGACACCTGTCACCCCACAGCAGTGAAGCTAAAGGTGAAGAAATAACGAAGGGAGATTTAAAATAGTTGTGAAAGCCCTACCAACAAGATGTAACAGCTGCCACCACTTCCCCTCTCTTGAACATACAAAAATACACCTAGACCTGTCACATAAGTTGTGCCACCTGAGTTCTGAGGAAGTTACATTTTATTgtagaaaaaggaaggaaaagttGATGGTTTACCGCGTTGTGGATGAATGTGAGGATGACTCCAATGGCTGGATCTCCACCACTGGACACATACAGAGCATATAAGCTGCTGTAGAACTCTGCAATCCGCAGCCCAACCTTAACAATGGAGGCAAACGCACACTATTCAAGTAAAAATGTTAagtattttgtgttgtttgttttttttttagccataTTGTGCTCCTCCTTTCCGCCCTCTCTTACCTCATCGCTCTTCGAATAAGCCAGCACTCCAATAACTATTTCAAGTCCAGCCAGGAAGGCAACAAGACCAGAAAACTGAAAACAGAGGTGGAAAGAAATGAATGAAGCAAACAGGACTTCACACAAAAGCAAGAAAATAGAGACATGcatgtcagttttttttaaacagtactgCATCATAATAACACTGATCCTCATCAAAATATTCAATATctataaaataaattatattcatCCCACTTAGTATAGATGTCTCTAACCCTAACTTCAGAAAAACAACTTTTAGATAGGTGGATACTTATTTTTCATGCAGAAGCAGGCAGTTTCTTGCATTTCAATGAGCCACAAATAGGGACTTTTCCATCATTGGTTACCTATAAGCTCCACTCAGCCTCAAATTTACAACTTGGTTGGAATTCTACATATGTGATTGAAAGTTGAGGATTTGTTCACTTAAAACTGTCATGATTTCAGTTTTCCTGGCCTGTTGCTTCTTACAGCTCACATGCCTCCTCCTTTGTGCTGTGTAACAGTAAAGGAATGCATCTGACTTTTCCCTCAAGGACACAGAGAAGAGCAAAATCCGATTAAATAGCaaagaaaggaaaaaggagaACAGACTTCTGAGAACACAACAAAGTCATAGACAcagataatgtaaaaaaaaacaaaaaaaacaagcgtATATCCTGCCACCTGCACAAAGAATGATGACAGAAAACCAGGCGTGAATGAAACATAAAGGAGGAGAGTTGGTGTGTGGTGAGGATGACTAAACATGAACTTGATCAGATGGTTAAAATACTATCTTAATTTTAGTGACTGTTATTGCCAAATACATCATAACACAGAAAGATGTCATTATCCTCAGATGAAATTTATGCAGATTAAATAAACAGTTCCTTCCAAATAAAAATGCATGGAGTAATCAAGGAGCATGTCACAGAATCCCAAAATGAGGTCTTGTAATTGCAAAATACTTAATGTATACATAatatttatcatttgtttttaaGTTTAATAAAATCCAAATTACTATGACAAACTACTACATGTAAGTTCAATGACATGAGGCTCAGTGACATTTGTGTACTCTTAACTTGTTAGAAAACCTCTGTGAAAGACCTAAAACTTCACTGAAATACAGTAAGACTGAAAATACGACCATTGGCCCAGTATCTCAGCGGCACGTTCTATAaagaatcaataagttgaatttgtgaggttatcaggttctgccactatgtggtcttgatgcaagagatcaatctcccagtagaagtggatgggactttcactggaggaaaactcagttaaatcaaagtccatatatgacttcctatcagtgctcaatagtgactatattgatatctctaaccatttccaagttattaaccatcaaaatatggcccattttaagtaaaggaaaattattaatatttcaaaaaaattcgtcaaaaattcaaaaaatttaatatctcaaaactgtgatcaaactttgtaaacattgtcccaaggaagctacatataacatttgaaatgaatctgatctgcagttttggagaagattacTGAAATGTAGATattgatgaccttgagtttgacccttcaaggtcactgaaggtcaaaggtcttggacccaaatgaaagaccatatatgacttcctatcagtgctcaatggTAATTCTATTGCTATCAAAGGCGACCGGGCTTTTGctattctggccccaaccctctggaatagtcttccccatcacatcagatcatctgattctatagacaccttcacgcgactcttaaaaactgacttttataaacaagcatttcattaaatctcttctgtttacgccccagtgaattcatgttactgacttgacttcttccctggagtctctgtgctttatcacctcacaggttttcccaggatcatcaccggtttttccctggatcttcacaggttttcctaagatcatctctagacctgctgctgtggccctgcctctctccacctttatcgtcatcactcacttatccatgtaattacgatagtgtttattatactgttctatacatgttctagttcggttatctgtgcatgtgtctccatctacctcccccctctcccccaatctctctctatttctatcgctctctcttttctcctcctttactttctcgctctaaccccaactggccaaggcagacggccatccttcaggagtctgggtctgcttgaggtttctgcctgttaaagggaagtttttcctcaccactgtcaccagtcataagtgtttgctcctggaggattctgttgggtttctgtaaattggtttaaagttcgatttgatttgatttatctcccctttatgtgaagcactttgtaacatgttgttttaaaaagtgctatataaataaagctttacttacttactatctCGAaccgtttccatgttataaaccatcaatatatggcccattataagtaaaggtaaatttttaatatttcaaaaatctaaatatctcaaaactgtgaaaaaaacacTATCCCAATGGAAACTACAtattaaatttgaaatgaatctgaccagaaGTTTCAGAGAaggtgtttgaagaaattgctaacaaagatgctgccggacacagcgccttcactaTCAGCCGGTGACTTAAAAATAACTTATGCAATATCAGTACTCAGATAAACTGGTGTAAAGTAAATATGAACAGACAACAtggtttttttcatttattctctTCATAGAcaggtttcatgtttttttctgtaaagctGCTGTGAAATCTCTACCACTAACGACTCCTGTACCTTTAATTTGCCACTTACTCAGGTACTAATACATCAGCGCTACCTGTGATTTAATGAGCCTGTTGATGTGGAGGCAGGTGGAGCAGAATGATTTGTCTGGTAGCGGCTGGTATGAGGAACCTCTGCCAAGTGGCTTTTATCCAGAAAAACATTTGTAAGCTTTTGACTTTGTGAGTATGTCAGCGTGTTGGCAGTGAAAATGCAGCCAGACAACATTAGAATTAAAGTCTGTTTTCTTTCAGGTTAGAGACAGCTATGACTAGCATAAAACAGGAGTTAAGGTAAAAGACGAGCCCTCTTAATCTGGGCTGTAATGTAGATTTCACAGCTGTTTATGgtttcattatttaaaggcagAAAACAAGCGGTTTCCCAAATTCCATTCCATTTGGTCTACACCACTCACTTTGCTTAGACTTGAGGTTTTGAGCAAGTTATTTTGAATTTAGGATCATGAGCAAAGTAggataaacccataaagacccagtgctacttctgtggcacttctcaaattattttttctctctatttaacctttcacaagtgatttatcacaatttattataatcctctgtattttgcatttttcactgtaaatcatgtattttcctatattgggggggtatatatatattcatgaaaactcagagtaaattcaaaggttattatatcaaaacagagaaaactgaagaaaaagtgactttttcagctaaaatatCACCAACTGTacgtaaaaacaagtatctccaaccactccatgggttttactggtgaatcaatgttctagaagatgacagtgtttccatgttgactacggagcctctgaacgtccaaatgggtcatatctgatgatcacgaaaagatgacaaactgcatttttcctcAAGTTCTTACATGTATGGATTGGATTATTTTTGATCAGCAGTCACTAAacgttttatatcagtagatgcttttggttgctggtggatgtttgggtttttatggattaaaaGGTTTTACCTCAATGAGGTGTTACAGATTCGGTTATAAGTTACGACATCTTTCAAAAAGTGAGATTAGCTGatcgaaaaaaacaaaaaaaagagaaacagcagCCTTCAAAGGATGGAAAAGTGATACAAATGTAAAGGTTATTTTCTGTGGTTTTGCAGTGTCCTGGGAAGTTTACAATTGGTTCACTGTAAAAATATTAATCTAGAAATGAAGTGATGACAAACAGCATAGCAGACGACtatggaatcacaggagtgccaaaattaaaaggaaataaatgtggaaataaaaagagaatcaataaaataaatttggaaataaaaagagaatcaataaaagaaatgtggaaataaaaagagaatcaataaaataaatttggaaataaaaagagaatcaataaaagaaatgtggaaataaaaagagaatcaataaaaaaaaatggaaataaaaggagaatcaataaaagaaatttggaaataaaaagagaatcaataaaataattttggaaataaaaagagaatcaataaaagaaatttggaaataaaaagagaatcaatacaagaatcaatgataaaaaatatacaaatgcagtcatatcattgcttttgcttattccattttgacattgtcttttccatttgcgttttgacattgtcttttccatttgcgttttgacattgtcttttccatttgcttattgtcattgcttttacctgatggctcaagctgtcaatcaaatggctgtgggcgggtctttctgtccaggataactagtcgatacctgatcagacgattccggcttgacagtggctatgcagtagctctgtttatgtgttagctctcagcgcgggagaccagaagtagcgtcacggacaggacgtagacacacatacacatgtgtcAACTAGAACCATGTCTGCATTCATCAGTGCAGATATTTCTCCAAGACTTTCCATTACATCTTCCACCAACCTTAAAATATAGTCCGTTGGAAAATTTTCCTCCACATACCGAGCAATTGCTAATAATTCTCGTTGAATGCCTCTTCTCAATCCGTCCACGTCAACCATATTTAACTTTCCCTCTTTTTACTACagataaatgtgtatgtgtgtctacgtCTTGTCCGTGACGCTACTTTTGGTCTCCCGCgctgagagctaacacataaacagagctactgcatagccactgtcaagctggaatcgtctgatcaggtatcgactagttatcctggacagaaagacccgcccacagccatttgattgacagcttgagccatcaggtaaaagcaatgacaaaacgtaaatggaaaagacaatgtcaaaacgtaaatggaaaagacaatgtcaaaacgtaaatggtaaagacaatgtcaaaacgcaaatggaaaagacaatgtcaaaacgtaaatggtaaagacaatgtcaaaatggaataagcaaaagcaatgatatgactgcatttgtatattttttaattattgattcttgtattgattctctttttatttccacatttcttttattgattctctttttatttccaatttttttttattgattctctttatttccacatttcttttattgattctctttttatttccaaatttcttttattgattctctttatttccacatttcttttattgattctctttttatttccaaatttcttttactgattctctttttatttccacatttatttccttttaattttgtcACTCCTGTGATTCCATAGACGACACAGACAGGCaatagagaaaacaaaaaaaggaactgTGCAAACACAACATGATGAATGTGGTTAGTGAAACTAGAAAACACTTCCTGTCAGACTGAGTCTAACACATACAGTCTGCCCTTACACTTCTTCTGTTATGAGCCTGAACTTAAATCTAAAACGAGACTTTTGCTTATTGTTAGGGCTGATGTTAACATATTCACCTTAAAGAGTGAATTCTAAGAAAACCTCAGAATTCTATTGTTTATGACATGACTCTCAATGgagcattaaaggtggggtgcgagatgttttcctggagtattttttactatattgcttataatccccttcacaccctgatttcaaccaattaattaaatgctctaacacaaaaataaaaaatttagtcacctgtagaacggacaggactaaaaaaacatcgttcaatcattttgagtgcccaATCGAagtgattgaacagtgatatgtctatcaaactcagccgccatttgtccctcccccctctgcgtgcATGAATCATGCATTCTCAAAGGCttggagcgcttgtacaggaaacgaagcctgagccagagcttggctatattagctacattaggatggaaagttcactggcaaactgttgtGTTACTAActtaaatcactaggaaatgtaacgttagccagataggtatgaagtggggctgttctgtaagagtgggggtgttggaggacaCTGAATGAGACATGCATGGATTGGggccggcgaattgttgctgtgcagcgctcgtgaacctttgggaacaagcattgtgcgtgccagtactctggaggtgtgacTTTGGGGttatgtctgaagaaaggggtttggccTTTTGAGtcaagtattttcaaaatgtaccttgctcaaaccgtttttctaagatctcgcaccccacctttaatatggTTTTCATGACTATTCACAACCTTTAAGCACATGAGCAGAAGTTACTTTAGTTAATTATtctataaaagctaaatattaacCTTTTCCTTTTCCACTCTGTTAGAAAAGCTACTAAAGATTAGGAACTATTTCTTAAGGATTGTAATGATACTGATGAAAAATTATGCACAAATGTATCCTTTTTACTGCTCCATTTTCAAGTTTCAAGTTCATTTCAAGATAAATCTAACAGGTTTAATCTCTTCCTTGTAAATTCCTTTCCAGACAAAATTCAGGGATGTTAACAAAATGAGCAATTTCTCATAAATGTCAACTATACAGCAGGCCTGGGAGCATAGTCCATCATGAACAAAAGTAGAATATCTGCTTTAAAATGTGGATTTACAGTCAGTTTTGCTTCAGGATGAGGAAAAACAAATTACCTTTTATTATCTCAAAACAATGCAGTTTGCATCCCTTAAAaagtaatttcatttttatttttaattctgtttttattatcaATTTTATGACATTTCTGGGGTTTTTTCTTGGCTGACGAAACTTGACAAAAATCCAACTCAAGTTAGTCTGTTAACTCTGACTCGCCAATAATTATAACATACTGTTTTGTTTAACTCTGTTAAACTATTACTACTGGCTATTAAACCACAGGGAAActgtacaagaaaaaaaacacatctcacCACTTGCAGAGCACATGTTTTCTCACTGCAGGCACCATAGTCTCCAAATGAGACCACAATCAGCATCACTGAACCGAGAACAATCAGTACAGTCACACCTGTTGAGCAGAGAGAGGTCAATAATGCACCAAAAAATGTCTTCAAATTTTAGTGGAAATGGGTACAGATGGATGTAGAACACCAGCTCACCAATGACAAATGTACTTGAGTTGAGCTCCTGTATTTCAAAGATGCCTCTGGTGCTGTTGCTGAATCTCAGCCATAGTCCAAGACCCAAAAGGGCAATCCCCACCACCTGCcacacaaaatgaaaagaaagcaTTCTTAGTTGCACAGTGTCACACTGGCTGATCGTCATACTGGAGATGTCAGACCACCACAGCCATAGCTTAAAGTGAGTTTGGTTTTTTGCATCGTTTCCACTCTGTGTAGGCCTTAAATAGCAGGTGGCACACTGTAGAGCAGACATACCACCCAAGAAATGTCTCTGAGGGAACAGAGTTTATGTTTAGGACTAACAGCAACTGTGGGAACGCTAGAAAAACAGGAtgcaaaaatgtgacaaaatacttaaaaaacaCAGCATAAAGCCGGTTAAAATCAGGAAGTGATTATGATCtaaatttttgttttcattctatcatgagaaaaaatgtcaacatgtCCTGGTATGGTTCTAACAGGCACAGAGAGGAACAGTCCTCAGCTGTGGAATGAAACAAAACTGTACTTTTACGATGTTAAATTGGTGTCTGGCACTTTAATGTGACACATTTTCAAGAAGATTGTAACCACATTTATTTGAGTTTAGGACAGATTGATATTTACTTGATTATGCCTTGCAGGAAAATATGAAGATAAGTTAGCTAAATATAaattttatgtagattttttttattattaatatagttaataataataataataataataataataataataataataataataaagtaagttAAGTCAATCTAAGGATACATTAGAAAAAGGCAGAATGAGGTTAAACTGTAGGTTTAAACCTTTTAAGATGAGACATTCTAATTCATTTTCACAAGATTAAGTTATAAAACCACTAGTTCAAAACCTCTAAAGCTTTTATTTAAAACATAAAGCATTCAAAGACAATTTAATGACCAACAACACACCCtgcggatgtttttttttttttttttttcttatttacattttacagaaagTATATTAGCTAAATGGTGGCAATGAAAATGTCAGACGTCTCTATTTTCATGTCTACTTTGGAGGACTTACCGCGAAGATTAAGTTGAAAATGAAGAGGATATACTTGCAGACGACGCCACATCCATCCAGTGCCATGATGACGAGCAGTTTGCTGATATACCTACGCCAACTGTCAAACCTGTAAGgcaaatgaaagaatgaattacCTCATCACTTCAGCAGTCACGGACACGCAGCATTAACTTTAAGGATAATATACAGTATTAGCTTCAAATTCTGATAACGCGTTTAAACGTTGACACAGCTTCTTTGATCGCATGCAGACAGTTCAAGCGATACAGCGACTATGTTTGACACAACACCAACTACAACACTGACTAAATACCTGTTATTGACAATGTTATCCGCCTTACATTATACGATCAGCAGAAAGCAAGCACccacacaacaaacaaatctttACTGCGCATTCTTTTACTTCCTCCATATGCGTCAAACTCCGCCTCTGTGGCTTCGCTCAGGAATATAATTGGTTAGAAGCTGTGATTGACACAAAATACGATCAATGAGAAGAGGTGGCGATGAACAGAGGAGGGACTGACGACAACAGGAGGTGAAACGAAACTTCAAGAAAACGATACTTAAGGAATGTTAAGGGGGTTTGCCTCTGGCGTTGAAAGTAATAGTAAAAAGACCCAATTTTAGTATGACAAATGCTATAGCCTTTGTGTGTGATTCCGAAACTTAAAATAGACTTGGAAATAGAGAATCGAAACTAAAAACAGCAAATGTGTGGTCTTCTGTTCATCCCTGTACCCCCCCACACCTGGCACCTGCACATGAACACACCATTCAACAGGATTCATCCACCAGCATGTTAGACTGTGGCACACATATGCAAAGTCTCTCTTCTTGTCTTGGTTGCTTTACATATTCTCCTCattgtgtcattaaaaaaaacacgtCAATATAAAATCTGCAAAAATGCTTTCAATAAAGTGTAACAATGGCCTTTTAAAAATTTTGTGAAATGTTGTgtaaatgcaataaaaatgtgtgtgtgtgtgtgtgtgtgtgtgtgtgtgtgtgtgtgtgtgtgtgtgtgtgtgtgtaaagcacTGGACTTTTACACTTTGTCCACATCCCATGTATAGAGAACATAAGAGAACACTTGTTCAAGCAGATGGAGGTCATGTTTACATATAAACGAGTCCTAAATGTCAGCAGAATGActgaataaattacatgtatttattgtttattccagtgtcTGTCTGTCCTAGAAGAGGGATCCCTCTGTGGTTTTCCatgatgtttcttctttttttgttcagttgaAGGGTCTTTTGGGGAGTTTTTTCTTACTTGAACCACGAGTCAAAGGATGAAGGATGTTATGTGTTGTACAGATTATCAATGTTGGctaaaaccatgaaataaaactgaaatagtTACACAAACAATATCAATTAAACAATGATTAGTGAAACATTTAATCTCTGGAAAGCTGATACTGGTAGGTTAAAGGTTTTGAAAGGTTTTAAAAAATGATCCACTTGATGTATGTAGCAGTGAAATAAGAATTCAGATTTGTTGCGTAAGTGAAAGTGCTCCACTACAAGTAAAGGTTCTCCATTCACAGCTCTACGTAAGTGAAAGTAAGTATCATCAGCAAAATGGACTTTAAGTATTTACAGTTAACATTGTGCATGAAAATAGTCCTTTTGGTCAGTGTTTtgctattctgttttttttttaattataattaatttTACTGtagcattaatgtttatttttactgCCATACATGGTTGAGGTCATTTTAACTACTTCATAAACTATTGGTTGTTTAATCTACTAGAATGCATCACATTCTAATAAAATCAACCAAAATCACCCATTTATTCAGACAATGTTTGCATCTCATAGAGAAACACTTAATCATTCTTCACAAAGGTTAATTTTTGGTTTTCTGTGAAAGTTAAACATGATGGTTGCttgtggttctgtttcttttttttctgaacatgacaaacacttcagaatatttacctccgccaaggaggttatgtttttgccagggtttgtttgtttgtttgtctgtttgtttgtttgtttgtttgtctgtctgtccgttagtgtgcaacataactcaaaaagttatggacagatttggatgaaattttcagggtttgttggaaatgggataaggaagaaatgattaaattttggtggtgatcaggggtgggggggcccacggggggggggggg
This region includes:
- the cd9r gene encoding CD9 antigen isoform X3 produces the protein MALDGCGVVCKYILFIFNLIFAVVGIALLGLGLWLRFSNSTRGIFEIQELNSSTFVIGVTVLIVLGSVMLIVVSFGDYGACSEKTCALQVFSGLVAFLAGLEIVIGVLAYSKSDEVGLRIAEFYSSLYALYVSSGGDPAIGVILTFIHNALHCCGVTGVKVIEIAQKTCPKPDGFMEHLVMPNCPLTIATTFDSKASLVMGLFVGTEVLLITALACSVTLLKQIKKDQRDVTAYYSSVY
- the cd9r gene encoding CD9 antigen isoform X1, coding for MALDGCGVVCKYILFIFNLIFAVVGIALLGLGLWLRFSNSTRGIFEIQELNSSTFVIGVTVLIVLGSVMLIVVSFGDYGACSEKTCALQVFSGLVAFLAGLEIVIGVLAYSKSDEVGLRIAEFYSSLYALYVSSGGDPAIGVILTFIHNALHCCGVTGVKVIEIAQKTCPKPDGFMEHLVMPNCPLTIATTFDSKASLVMGLFVGTEVLLIIALICSSILVKKIRLAVSSPHYIILTTSTPALANPPPSASTSYPYLDQDPVIFTPLTVANIPVPHA
- the cd9r gene encoding CD9 antigen isoform X2; translation: MALDGCGVVCKYILFIFNLIFAVVGIALLGLGLWLRFSNSTRGIFEIQELNSSTFVIGVTVLIVLGSVMLIVVSFGDYGACSEKTCALQVFSGLVAFLAGLEIVIGVLAYSKSDEVGLRIAEFYSSLYALYVSSGGDPAIGVILTFIHNALHCCGVTGVKVIEIAQKTCPKPDGFMEHLVMPNCPLTIATTFDSKASLVMGLFVGTEVLLCFLVLGSGKGPEGSIRLPFIMPEFNEETRLSLSHCTIPGFLSVKESM